A part of Chitinimonas koreensis genomic DNA contains:
- a CDS encoding ABC transporter permease, with protein MSAAMFHEARQAMGANRMRSGLTMLGMVIGVAAVVLMMAVGQGAQQAVKRSIDSMGSHLFIVLAGSQQAAGVRTGGGNATSLTSDDAQAIRELPGVAAAAPVMPVMQQLVYGGQNWNSQITATTPDYLDARDWPIEAGDGFDWSDLQSGRRVALIGQTVASNLFGEENPVGKTLRIRASPFTVVGVLAAKGQSLDGRDQDDSVIVPLTAAQRNLSGSRFRNTVRMIMVQAESDAAMATVEAGMADLLRQRHRLREGADDDFYVNNLTAVANSAAEATRTMSLLLGAIASVSLLVGGIGIMNIMLVSVTERTREIGIRMAIGARGRDVLMQFLLEALLLSLIGGLVGLALGVGGAFAVAAAMGMEVAVQWSVPLAAFAISAATGVGFGLYPAWKAARLDPIEALRYQ; from the coding sequence ATGAGCGCCGCGATGTTCCACGAGGCGCGCCAGGCGATGGGCGCCAACCGCATGCGCAGCGGCCTGACCATGCTGGGCATGGTGATCGGCGTGGCGGCGGTGGTGCTGATGATGGCGGTGGGGCAGGGCGCCCAGCAGGCGGTCAAGCGCAGCATCGATTCGATGGGCAGCCACCTGTTCATCGTGCTGGCCGGCTCGCAGCAGGCGGCCGGCGTGCGCACCGGCGGCGGCAACGCCACCAGCCTGACCAGCGACGATGCCCAGGCGATCCGCGAGCTGCCCGGCGTGGCCGCGGCGGCGCCGGTGATGCCGGTGATGCAGCAGCTGGTCTACGGTGGCCAGAACTGGAATTCGCAGATCACCGCCACCACGCCCGATTACCTCGACGCCCGCGACTGGCCGATCGAGGCCGGCGACGGCTTCGACTGGTCCGACCTGCAGTCGGGCCGCCGCGTCGCGCTGATCGGCCAGACGGTGGCCAGCAACCTGTTCGGCGAGGAGAACCCGGTCGGCAAGACGCTGCGCATCCGCGCCTCGCCGTTCACGGTGGTCGGCGTGCTGGCGGCCAAGGGCCAGAGCCTCGATGGCCGCGACCAGGACGACAGCGTGATCGTGCCGCTGACCGCGGCGCAGCGGAACCTGTCGGGCAGCCGTTTCCGCAACACGGTGCGGATGATCATGGTGCAGGCCGAATCCGATGCCGCGATGGCGACGGTCGAGGCCGGCATGGCCGACCTCTTGCGCCAGCGCCACCGGCTGCGCGAGGGCGCCGACGACGATTTCTACGTCAACAACCTGACCGCGGTGGCCAACTCGGCGGCTGAGGCCACCCGCACCATGTCGCTGCTGCTGGGCGCGATCGCCTCGGTGAGCCTCTTGGTCGGCGGCATCGGCATCATGAACATCATGCTGGTCAGCGTGACCGAGCGGACCCGCGAGATCGGCATCCGCATGGCGATCGGCGCGCGCGGCCGCGACGTGCTGATGCAGTTCCTGCTCGAGGCGCTGCTGTTGTCGCTGATCGGCGGCCTGGTCGGCCTCGCGCTCGGCGTCGGCGGCGCCTTCGCGGTGGCGGCGGCGATGGGGATGGAGGTGGCGGTGCAGTGGAGCGTGCCGCTGGCGGCCTTCGCCATCTCGGCCGCGACCGGGGTCGGCTTCGGGCTGTATCCGGCGTGGAAGGCGGCGCGGCTCGATCCGATCGAGGCTTTGCGCTACCAGTGA
- a CDS encoding ABC transporter ATP-binding protein, which yields MADAVIEVAGLEKTYQTAAGPLPVLHGIDFRLEAGEFVAVMGPSGSGKSTFMNILGCLDRPSAGRYRLAGRDTGALDRDALAGLRNHAIGFVFQGFNLLPRASLEDNVALPLVYAGVGRGERLARARAVLDQVGLARYHQTLPNRISGGQQQRVAIARALVNRPSLILADEPTGNLDSKTSEDVMALFCRLNDEGASIVLVTHEPDIAQYAKRLVRFRDGLLVEDAPVAQRSWP from the coding sequence ATGGCGGACGCGGTGATCGAGGTGGCCGGTCTCGAAAAGACCTACCAGACGGCGGCCGGCCCGCTGCCGGTGCTGCACGGCATCGACTTCCGGCTCGAGGCCGGCGAGTTCGTCGCGGTGATGGGGCCGTCGGGCTCGGGCAAGTCGACCTTCATGAACATCCTCGGCTGCCTCGACCGGCCCAGCGCCGGCCGCTACCGGCTGGCCGGCCGCGACACCGGCGCGCTCGACCGCGACGCGCTGGCTGGCCTGCGCAACCATGCGATCGGCTTCGTGTTCCAGGGCTTCAACCTGCTGCCGCGGGCCAGCCTGGAGGACAACGTGGCGCTGCCGCTGGTCTACGCCGGCGTCGGCCGCGGCGAGCGGCTGGCGCGCGCCCGCGCGGTGCTCGACCAGGTCGGCCTGGCGCGCTACCACCAGACGTTGCCCAACCGCATCTCGGGCGGCCAGCAGCAGCGCGTGGCGATCGCCCGCGCGCTGGTCAACCGGCCCAGCCTGATCCTGGCCGACGAGCCGACCGGCAATCTCGACAGCAAGACCAGCGAGGACGTGATGGCGCTGTTCTGCCGGCTCAACGACGAAGGCGCCAGCATCGTGCTGGTGACCCACGAGCCCGATATCGCGCAGTACGCCAAGCGGCTGGTGCGCTTCCGCGACGGCCTGCTGGTCGAGGACGCGCCGGTGGCGCAGCGGAGCTGGCCATGA
- a CDS encoding efflux RND transporter periplasmic adaptor subunit — protein sequence MKPTSRLRRYAIPFVLLLAAAAALGWYLRRDPAADAERYRTERVERGALVQTVNATGTLNPVRVVSIGTQVSGTVKKLYVDFNSPVKAGQLLLELDTAQLDARLAQSRATLASNQARLTLARASAERMRALSAQNYVSRQELDQAEADFGAARASVAQSAAQVEQDRVNVQNAIIRSPVDGVVIDRQVDEGQTVAASLQTPTLVKIARDLSQMQINASVAEADLGRIGEGMPARFNVDAFPDSAFTGRVRQIRLNPTTTSNVVTYDVVVDVANPGQRLLPGMTAYVDIEVGRVADTLLVPSAALRYRPSDAPEAKGWKSGQNGQRGGRDGQAGGEAAGRPRNAGQAQAGAPVGERPQGRPGRVWVLREGKPAMVPVRTGLSDGRNTAVSSDQLEPGDQVIVGEKIDAKAAPAAAGRGSNRMGPGGPGMRGF from the coding sequence ATGAAGCCCACCTCCCGACTGCGGCGCTACGCCATTCCCTTCGTCCTGCTGCTGGCCGCCGCGGCCGCGCTGGGCTGGTACCTGCGGCGCGATCCGGCGGCCGACGCCGAGCGCTACCGCACCGAACGCGTCGAGCGCGGCGCGCTGGTGCAGACCGTCAACGCCACCGGCACGCTGAACCCGGTGCGGGTGGTCAGCATCGGCACCCAGGTGTCGGGCACGGTGAAGAAGCTCTACGTCGACTTCAACAGCCCGGTGAAGGCCGGCCAGCTGCTGCTCGAGCTCGACACCGCCCAGCTCGACGCGCGGCTGGCGCAGAGCCGCGCCACGCTGGCCAGCAACCAGGCGCGGCTGACGCTGGCGCGGGCCAGTGCCGAGCGCATGCGTGCGCTGTCGGCGCAGAACTACGTGTCGCGCCAGGAACTGGACCAGGCCGAGGCCGACTTCGGCGCTGCCCGCGCCTCGGTGGCGCAGTCGGCCGCCCAGGTCGAGCAGGACCGCGTCAACGTGCAGAACGCCATCATCCGGTCGCCGGTCGACGGCGTGGTGATCGACCGCCAGGTCGACGAGGGCCAGACCGTGGCGGCCAGCCTGCAGACGCCGACCCTGGTCAAGATCGCGCGCGACCTGAGCCAGATGCAGATCAACGCCAGCGTGGCCGAGGCCGACCTCGGCCGGATCGGCGAGGGCATGCCGGCGCGCTTCAACGTCGATGCTTTTCCCGATTCGGCCTTCACCGGCCGGGTGCGGCAGATCCGGCTCAATCCGACCACCACCTCCAACGTGGTCACCTACGACGTGGTGGTCGACGTGGCCAACCCGGGCCAGCGCCTCCTGCCCGGCATGACCGCCTACGTCGATATCGAAGTCGGCCGCGTCGCCGACACGCTGCTGGTGCCGAGCGCCGCGCTGCGCTACCGGCCGTCCGACGCGCCCGAGGCCAAGGGCTGGAAGTCCGGCCAGAACGGCCAGCGCGGCGGCCGCGACGGGCAGGCCGGCGGCGAAGCGGCGGGCCGGCCGCGCAATGCCGGACAGGCGCAGGCGGGTGCGCCGGTCGGCGAACGGCCGCAGGGCCGGCCCGGCCGAGTCTGGGTGTTGCGCGAGGGCAAGCCGGCGATGGTGCCGGTGCGCACCGGCCTCAGCGATGGCCGCAATACCGCGGTGAGCAGCGACCAGCTCGAGCCGGGCGACCAGGTGATCGTCGGCGAGAAGATCGACGCCAAGGCGGCGCCGGCCGCCGCTGGCCGCGGCAGCAACCGCATGGGCCCGGGCGGCCCCGGCATGCGGGGGTTCTGA
- a CDS encoding TolC family protein — protein sequence MPPRLRLFLAALLFGPLAAAAADLPQPCTDARPPSPLTLAAAVDFALCHQPQTRLSWASLRSAEAGVDAAQAAYRPGLALSASANRPLGDGAGGSQLGASARLGYTLLDFGQREARRDQARALLDAARSGARSTLAQNWLATVDAYLALATAEGQRDAARRAEEAAAAALAAADARLKVGSGTPLDQLQARSAHAQAVLDQIRLDGQIATAQAGLAVALGIRPTELPPLAPLPQAPLELPIARADVDALLDAAARQRGEVAGAEASLRAAEAGVAAARAAGRPTLAVSASANLSKNSGSPSNHSQGLGLSLDIPFDLDGSIGASRAQAAAQRDSRAAELDRVRQGAQSDAWQAWHGLVTAQQAARAAEVAADSARAAYDNALGRYRAGLGDVLALLNAQSAAARAEQQRVAARYDWLDARARFAWALGGELPADPAGPLQP from the coding sequence ATGCCGCCCCGCCTGCGCCTCTTCCTTGCCGCCTTGCTGTTCGGCCCGCTCGCCGCCGCGGCGGCCGACTTGCCCCAGCCGTGCACCGATGCGCGGCCACCCAGCCCGCTGACGCTGGCCGCGGCGGTCGACTTCGCGCTGTGCCACCAGCCGCAGACGCGCCTGAGCTGGGCCAGCCTGCGCAGCGCCGAGGCCGGCGTCGACGCGGCCCAGGCGGCCTACCGGCCCGGCCTGGCGCTGTCGGCCTCGGCCAACCGCCCGCTCGGCGATGGCGCCGGCGGCAGCCAGCTCGGCGCCAGCGCGCGGCTCGGCTACACCCTGCTCGATTTCGGCCAGCGCGAGGCGCGGCGCGACCAGGCCCGTGCGCTGCTCGACGCGGCCCGCTCGGGCGCGCGCAGCACGCTGGCGCAGAACTGGCTCGCCACCGTCGACGCCTACCTGGCGCTGGCCACCGCCGAAGGCCAGCGCGACGCCGCCCGCCGCGCCGAGGAGGCCGCCGCGGCGGCGCTGGCGGCGGCCGACGCGCGGCTCAAGGTCGGCAGCGGCACGCCGCTCGACCAGTTGCAGGCCAGGTCGGCCCATGCCCAGGCGGTGCTCGACCAGATCCGTCTCGACGGCCAGATCGCCACCGCCCAGGCCGGCCTCGCGGTCGCGCTCGGCATCCGGCCGACCGAGCTGCCGCCGTTGGCGCCGCTGCCGCAGGCGCCGCTCGAACTGCCGATCGCGCGCGCCGACGTCGACGCGCTGCTCGATGCCGCCGCCCGCCAGCGCGGCGAGGTGGCCGGCGCCGAGGCCAGCCTGCGCGCCGCCGAGGCCGGCGTGGCGGCGGCCCGGGCGGCCGGCCGGCCGACGCTGGCGGTCAGCGCCTCGGCCAATCTGAGCAAGAACAGCGGCAGCCCGAGCAACCACAGCCAGGGCCTGGGCCTGTCGCTCGACATCCCGTTCGACCTCGACGGCAGCATCGGCGCCAGCCGCGCCCAGGCGGCGGCCCAGCGCGACAGCCGGGCGGCCGAACTCGACCGCGTGCGCCAGGGCGCCCAGAGCGACGCCTGGCAGGCCTGGCATGGCCTGGTCACCGCGCAGCAGGCCGCCCGCGCGGCCGAGGTGGCGGCCGACAGCGCACGCGCCGCCTACGACAACGCGCTGGGCCGCTACCGCGCCGGCCTGGGCGACGTGCTGGCGCTGCTCAACGCCCAGAGCGCCGCGGCGCGGGCCGAGCAGCAGCGCGTGGCGGCGCGCTACGACTGGCTCGACGCGCGCGCCCGCTTCGCCTGGGCGCTCGGCGGCGAACTGCCGGCCGACCCGGCCGGCCCGCTGCAGCCCTGA
- a CDS encoding DUF2087 domain-containing protein produces MSRPVFPFHAPDISALARSLVKQWAEQPEPPGHLQMLNMLARGAGFQNFQHFREQAEAMPALDAAATPPIEPDPSARRAANPPPGGQADLRKLLRHFDAQGRLLRWPGKFSEQLPVLWTVWARIPARRDLSEREVNDFIRQGESFGDHVLLRRELVNYKLLARTPDGRVYRRLEQPLPAELLELVRTTLGRAAA; encoded by the coding sequence ATGTCTCGTCCCGTTTTTCCGTTCCACGCTCCCGACATCTCCGCGCTGGCCCGCTCGCTGGTCAAGCAATGGGCCGAACAGCCCGAGCCGCCCGGCCACCTGCAGATGCTCAACATGCTGGCGCGCGGCGCCGGCTTCCAGAACTTCCAGCACTTCCGCGAGCAGGCCGAGGCCATGCCGGCGCTCGACGCCGCCGCCACGCCGCCGATCGAACCCGATCCGTCGGCCCGCCGCGCGGCGAACCCGCCGCCGGGCGGCCAGGCCGACCTCCGCAAGCTGCTGCGCCATTTCGACGCCCAGGGCCGGCTGCTGCGCTGGCCCGGCAAGTTCTCCGAACAGTTGCCGGTGCTGTGGACCGTCTGGGCCCGCATCCCGGCGCGGCGCGACCTGAGCGAACGCGAGGTCAACGACTTCATCCGCCAGGGCGAGAGCTTCGGCGATCACGTGCTGTTGCGGCGCGAGCTGGTCAACTACAAGCTGCTGGCCCGCACGCCCGACGGCCGCGTCTACCGCCGGCTCGAACAGCCGCTGCCGGCCGAGCTGCTGGAACTGGTGCGCACCACGCTGGGCAGGGCCGCAGCATGA
- a CDS encoding GNAT family N-acetyltransferase, whose translation MPNQLEIRPYDPATAPALQALRDRLLAPHLEPGLADELGDAARGHGAQVRVAWRGGEPVGCVGWVLIGVEQDGCAYGSPLHAADQAAAAALIDVVKDAARTAGARELRITARRAETAKHAALAAAGFGVAFEFVWFGLAAPLQGSVDLPEGLREVPIAAVDWPRLHACYAECFRGVPNAPVPELAQMREEWSTADWQAGRVLADAAGDYQAFSLIERGEVDAVGVRLGWRGRGVADVLYRIADRSLASRGLPPLRALVAGSNAASLRFHRKLGFAEVAPRWTTYALALAG comes from the coding sequence ATGCCGAATCAGCTGGAAATCCGCCCCTACGACCCGGCCACGGCGCCTGCGCTGCAGGCGCTGCGCGACCGGCTGCTGGCCCCTCACCTCGAACCCGGCCTGGCCGACGAGCTGGGCGACGCCGCACGCGGCCACGGCGCCCAGGTGCGCGTGGCCTGGCGCGGCGGCGAGCCGGTCGGTTGCGTCGGCTGGGTGCTGATCGGGGTGGAGCAGGACGGCTGCGCCTACGGCTCGCCGCTGCACGCGGCGGACCAGGCCGCGGCAGCGGCGCTGATCGATGTGGTGAAAGACGCGGCGCGGACGGCCGGCGCGCGCGAGCTGCGCATCACCGCGCGGCGGGCCGAGACCGCCAAGCACGCGGCGCTGGCGGCGGCCGGCTTCGGCGTGGCGTTCGAGTTCGTCTGGTTCGGGCTGGCAGCGCCGCTGCAAGGATCGGTCGATCTGCCGGAAGGCCTGCGCGAAGTGCCGATCGCGGCGGTCGACTGGCCGCGGCTGCATGCCTGCTATGCCGAATGCTTCCGCGGCGTGCCGAATGCGCCGGTGCCGGAACTGGCGCAGATGCGCGAGGAATGGTCGACCGCCGACTGGCAGGCCGGCCGGGTGCTGGCCGATGCGGCCGGCGACTACCAGGCCTTCTCGCTGATCGAGCGCGGCGAGGTCGACGCGGTCGGCGTGCGGCTGGGCTGGCGCGGCCGCGGCGTGGCCGACGTGCTCTACCGCATCGCCGACCGCTCGCTGGCGAGCCGCGGCCTGCCGCCGTTGCGCGCGCTGGTGGCCGGCAGCAATGCGGCCTCGCTGCGCTTCCACCGGAAGCTCGGCTTCGCCGAGGTGGCGCCGCGCTGGACCACCTATGCGCTGGCGCTGGCCGGCTGA
- the mutY gene encoding A/G-specific adenine glycosylase, with protein sequence MPDPFSTRLVRWQRAHGRHDLPWQTDDPYRVWLSEIMLQQTQVATVIPYYQRFTESFPSVTALADAPLDEVLAHWAGLGYYSRARNLHQAARMVRDRFGGVFPPSAEGLIELPGIGRSTAAAVAGFCYAERTPILDGNVKRVLARWAGIDGFPGEKKTENKLWALAAGLLPTDAADMPAYTQGLMDLGATVCTPRRPDCPRCPLRDDCRAHIEGRQAELPTPRPKKTVPERATLMLLIRQGGQLLLERRPPTGIWGGLWSLPEAETAAQAVALCAERFGLAATPGAPQPALVHTFTHFRLTITPLPLEVAGELPRVAEADARWFARGEALKAGIPTPVRKLLLAEGRQESLF encoded by the coding sequence ATGCCCGATCCCTTCTCCACCCGCCTCGTCCGCTGGCAACGCGCCCACGGCCGTCACGACCTGCCTTGGCAGACCGACGATCCCTACCGTGTCTGGCTGTCCGAGATCATGCTGCAGCAGACCCAGGTCGCCACCGTGATCCCCTACTACCAGCGCTTCACCGAGTCCTTCCCCAGCGTGACCGCGCTGGCCGATGCGCCGCTCGACGAGGTATTGGCGCACTGGGCCGGGCTCGGCTACTACAGCCGCGCGCGCAACCTGCACCAGGCGGCGCGGATGGTGCGCGACCGCTTCGGCGGCGTCTTCCCGCCGAGCGCCGAAGGCCTGATCGAGCTGCCCGGCATCGGCCGCTCGACCGCGGCGGCGGTGGCCGGCTTCTGCTATGCCGAGCGCACCCCCATCCTCGACGGCAACGTCAAGCGCGTGCTGGCGCGCTGGGCCGGCATCGACGGCTTCCCCGGCGAGAAGAAGACCGAGAACAAGCTGTGGGCGCTGGCCGCCGGCCTGCTGCCGACGGATGCCGCCGACATGCCGGCCTACACCCAGGGCCTGATGGACCTCGGCGCCACCGTCTGCACGCCGCGCCGGCCCGATTGCCCGCGCTGCCCGCTGCGCGACGATTGCCGCGCCCATATCGAGGGCCGACAGGCCGAGCTGCCGACGCCGCGGCCGAAGAAGACCGTGCCCGAGCGCGCCACGCTGATGCTGCTGATCCGCCAGGGCGGCCAGCTGCTGCTCGAGCGGCGGCCGCCGACCGGCATCTGGGGCGGCCTGTGGAGCCTGCCCGAGGCCGAGACGGCGGCGCAGGCGGTGGCGCTGTGCGCCGAGCGCTTCGGCCTGGCCGCCACGCCCGGCGCGCCGCAGCCGGCGCTGGTGCACACCTTCACCCATTTCCGCCTGACCATCACGCCGCTGCCGCTCGAGGTGGCCGGCGAACTGCCGCGGGTGGCCGAAGCGGATGCACGCTGGTTCGCCCGCGGCGAGGCGCTCAAGGCCGGCATTCCGACGCCGGTGCGCAAGCTGCTGCTGGCCGAGGGGCGGCAAGAGAGCTTGTTCTAG
- a CDS encoding VOC family protein: protein MEPRLSFITLGVADLPRARAFYRDVVGWPLSAKSQDGVAFFQLNGFVLALFPAEALARDAGLPESAVGGHSRISLAYNVCERDEVDALLAELAGRGATIVRPAADAFWGGRTGYFSDPDGYLWEVAWNPGGYLDAAGNFHFENRRAR from the coding sequence ATGGAACCGCGCCTGAGCTTCATCACCCTCGGCGTCGCCGACCTGCCGCGCGCCCGCGCCTTCTACCGCGACGTGGTCGGCTGGCCGCTGTCGGCCAAGAGCCAGGACGGCGTCGCCTTCTTCCAGCTCAACGGCTTCGTGCTGGCGCTGTTCCCGGCCGAGGCGCTGGCGCGCGACGCCGGCCTGCCCGAGTCGGCGGTGGGCGGCCATTCGCGCATCTCGCTGGCCTACAACGTGTGCGAGCGCGACGAGGTCGATGCGCTGCTGGCCGAGCTGGCCGGCCGCGGCGCCACCATCGTGCGGCCGGCGGCGGACGCGTTCTGGGGCGGCCGCACCGGCTACTTTTCCGATCCGGACGGCTACCTGTGGGAGGTGGCGTGGAATCCGGGCGGCTATCTCGATGCGGCGGGGAATTTCCATTTCGAGAATCGGCGGGCGCGGTAG
- a CDS encoding ABC transporter substrate-binding protein: MNRFKLSAAALGLALAATAQAKPLVFCSEAEPEGFDGGMYTAAVTHDAASEAIYNRLVEFEKGGTRVVPALAEKWDISADGLEYTFHLRRGVKFHTTDWFKPSRDFNADDVLWTFLRMIDDKHPGAKASLQGWPYASDMGFPALIKKIDKIDPYTVKFTLSKPEAPFLADLAMGFADVVSAEYAQQLSKAGKDGQIGLLPVGTGPYVFKRYDKGAQIRYEANPSYWRGKPGSDKLIFAITVDPAVRAQRLKRGECNFMVYPKPADKAMLKADPKLTVLDHKALTIAYLAFNVQHKNLSDKRVRQALAFALDKPAMVKAVYEGSAAPAHLPVPSTMWGYDKSIPAYTQNIEKAKKLLKEAGYPNGFEMSLYVRNGGGGTNPNPKLTAEMIQSDWAKIGVKTKIVVMEWVELQKRTKAGEHDATIYGWAGDNGDPDNFLTPNLTCSSAESGENRSRWCNKEFDKLVDQAKRVTDLKERTKLYEKAQKIFIDEMPWASLVEPMTTVAFQKNVVGFKPSPFTNNNFENVTVK, encoded by the coding sequence ATGAACCGATTCAAACTGAGTGCGGCGGCACTGGGCCTGGCCCTGGCCGCCACCGCGCAGGCCAAGCCGCTGGTGTTCTGCTCGGAAGCCGAGCCCGAGGGCTTCGACGGCGGCATGTACACCGCCGCGGTGACCCACGACGCGGCGTCCGAGGCGATCTACAACCGCCTGGTCGAATTCGAGAAGGGCGGCACCCGGGTGGTGCCGGCGCTGGCCGAGAAGTGGGACATCAGCGCCGACGGCCTGGAATACACCTTCCACCTGCGCCGCGGCGTGAAGTTCCACACCACCGACTGGTTCAAGCCCAGCCGCGATTTCAATGCCGACGACGTGCTGTGGACCTTCCTGCGCATGATCGACGACAAGCATCCGGGCGCCAAGGCCAGCCTGCAGGGCTGGCCCTACGCCAGCGACATGGGCTTCCCGGCGCTGATCAAGAAGATCGACAAGATCGATCCGTACACCGTCAAGTTCACCCTGAGCAAGCCCGAGGCGCCGTTCCTGGCCGACCTCGCGATGGGCTTCGCCGACGTGGTGTCGGCCGAGTACGCCCAGCAGCTTTCCAAGGCCGGCAAGGACGGCCAGATCGGCCTGTTGCCGGTCGGCACCGGCCCCTACGTGTTCAAGCGCTACGACAAGGGCGCGCAGATCCGCTACGAGGCCAACCCGAGCTACTGGCGCGGCAAGCCCGGCAGCGACAAGCTGATCTTCGCCATCACGGTCGACCCGGCGGTGCGCGCGCAGCGGCTCAAGCGCGGCGAGTGCAACTTCATGGTCTACCCCAAGCCGGCCGACAAGGCCATGCTCAAGGCCGACCCGAAGCTGACGGTGCTCGACCACAAGGCGCTGACCATCGCCTACCTGGCCTTCAACGTCCAGCACAAGAACCTGTCGGACAAGCGCGTGCGCCAGGCGCTGGCCTTCGCGCTGGACAAGCCGGCCATGGTCAAGGCGGTGTACGAGGGCTCGGCCGCGCCGGCCCACCTGCCGGTGCCCTCGACCATGTGGGGTTACGACAAGTCGATCCCGGCCTACACCCAGAACATTGAGAAGGCCAAGAAGCTGCTGAAGGAAGCCGGCTACCCGAACGGCTTCGAGATGTCGCTCTACGTGCGTAACGGCGGCGGCGGCACCAACCCGAATCCGAAGCTGACGGCCGAGATGATCCAGTCCGACTGGGCCAAGATCGGCGTCAAGACCAAGATCGTGGTGATGGAGTGGGTCGAGCTGCAAAAGCGCACCAAGGCCGGCGAGCACGATGCCACCATCTACGGCTGGGCCGGCGACAACGGCGATCCGGACAACTTCCTGACGCCCAACCTGACCTGCTCGTCCGCCGAAAGCGGCGAGAACCGCTCGCGCTGGTGCAACAAGGAATTCGACAAGCTGGTCGACCAGGCCAAGCGCGTGACCGACCTCAAGGAGCGCACCAAGCTCTACGAGAAGGCACAGAAGATCTTCATCGACGAGATGCCCTGGGCCTCGCTGGTCGAGCCGATGACGACGGTGGCGTTCCAGAAGAACGTGGTCGGCTTCAAGCCCAGCCCGTTCACCAACAACAACTTCGAGAACGTGACGGTCAAGTGA
- a CDS encoding ABC transporter substrate-binding protein encodes MKRLSVLSFALAAAFAAAGASAASTLKYCSEGSPAGFDPGQFTAGTDFDASAETIFNRLVEFERGGTKVQPGLAEKWDVSADGLSYTFHLRKGVKFHSNDSFKPTRDFNADDVVFTFERMLSKDHPFRKAYPTEFPYFTDMGMDANIVKVEKIDPQTVKFTLKAVDAAFLQNLAMSFASISSAEYADGLLKAGKPQQINSAPIGTGPFVFKSYQKDAVIRYVANKDYWKKGEVKVDNLIFAITTDSTVRAQKIKSGECDIGFQTKPADTAVLKADPKITVLSQAGFNVGYLAYNVKHKPLDNAAVRRALDMAINKKAIIEAVYQGAGQPATNPMPPTQWSYNKNLKDAGYNPDMARANLAKAGVKDLTITLWAMPVVRPYNPNGKQMAEMIQADWAKIGVKANIVSYEWGEYLKRAKQGEHDTILVGWTGDNGDPDNWLGVNLGCDAVGGNNYAQWCYKPFDDLIMRAKQTTDVAKRTADYMKAQEIFKQELPWTTVAHSTVTVPMSKKVQGFKISPFGLMSFSGVTVK; translated from the coding sequence ATGAAGCGTCTGTCCGTGTTGTCCTTCGCGCTGGCCGCGGCCTTCGCCGCCGCCGGTGCTTCCGCCGCCTCCACGCTGAAGTACTGCTCCGAAGGCAGCCCCGCCGGTTTCGACCCGGGCCAGTTCACCGCCGGCACCGATTTCGACGCCTCGGCCGAGACCATCTTCAACCGGCTGGTCGAGTTCGAGCGCGGCGGCACCAAGGTCCAGCCGGGCCTGGCCGAGAAGTGGGACGTGAGCGCGGACGGCCTGAGCTACACCTTCCATCTGCGTAAGGGCGTGAAGTTCCACAGCAACGACAGCTTCAAGCCCACGCGCGACTTCAACGCCGACGACGTGGTGTTCACCTTCGAGCGCATGCTCAGCAAGGACCACCCGTTCCGCAAGGCCTATCCGACCGAATTCCCCTACTTCACCGACATGGGCATGGATGCCAACATCGTCAAGGTGGAGAAGATCGATCCGCAGACCGTCAAGTTCACCCTCAAGGCCGTCGACGCCGCCTTCCTGCAGAACCTGGCGATGTCCTTCGCCTCGATCAGTTCGGCCGAATACGCTGACGGCCTGCTCAAGGCCGGCAAGCCGCAGCAGATCAACAGCGCGCCGATCGGCACCGGCCCGTTCGTGTTCAAGAGCTACCAGAAGGACGCGGTGATCCGCTACGTGGCCAACAAGGATTACTGGAAGAAGGGCGAGGTGAAGGTCGACAACCTGATCTTCGCGATCACCACCGACAGCACCGTGCGGGCCCAGAAGATCAAGAGCGGCGAGTGCGACATCGGCTTCCAGACCAAGCCGGCCGATACCGCCGTGCTCAAGGCGGACCCGAAGATCACCGTGCTGAGCCAGGCCGGCTTCAACGTCGGCTACCTCGCCTACAACGTCAAGCACAAGCCGCTGGACAACGCCGCCGTGCGCCGCGCGCTCGACATGGCGATCAACAAGAAGGCGATCATCGAGGCCGTCTACCAGGGCGCCGGCCAGCCGGCCACCAACCCGATGCCGCCGACCCAGTGGTCGTACAACAAGAACCTCAAGGACGCCGGCTACAACCCCGACATGGCCCGCGCCAACCTGGCCAAGGCCGGCGTGAAGGATCTGACCATCACGCTGTGGGCGATGCCGGTGGTGCGTCCGTACAACCCGAACGGCAAGCAGATGGCCGAGATGATCCAGGCCGACTGGGCCAAGATCGGCGTCAAGGCCAACATCGTCAGCTACGAGTGGGGCGAGTACCTCAAGCGCGCCAAGCAGGGCGAGCACGACACCATCCTGGTCGGCTGGACCGGCGACAACGGTGATCCGGACAACTGGCTCGGCGTGAACCTCGGCTGCGACGCGGTCGGCGGCAACAACTACGCGCAATGGTGCTACAAGCCGTTCGACGACCTGATCATGCGCGCCAAGCAGACCACCGACGTCGCCAAGCGCACCGCCGACTACATGAAGGCGCAGGAGATCTTCAAGCAGGAACTGCCGTGGACCACGGTCGCCCACTCGACCGTCACGGTACCGATGAGCAAGAAGGTCCAGGGCTTCAAGATCAGCCCCTTCGGCCTGATGTCGTTCTCGGGCGTCACGGTCAAGTAA